The following is a genomic window from Hippoglossus stenolepis isolate QCI-W04-F060 chromosome 14, HSTE1.2, whole genome shotgun sequence.
CCTTGTTAGCTGTACAAATATAGTGCATACTCTTTCCATTTTACAAGAGAAAACCGATTCAAAACAAGTTTTTCTAACATCGAACAAAGAGAGAACTATTAAgtgtcattttaaagtcttATGGTCCTTTCCCCCACTTTTCACCAGGGTCTCCACACTGAGTCCGAGTTGCCTGATGGAGCTCCGGGGGAAACCGCAGCCGGCACCGACGTGTTGACGTTGTTCGCGTACACCGGGATGACGGGGCCATTGGGCGCGAACGCCGCGTTGGGTATGAGGAATGCAAACTGTCCGTCTGTGGCAGGCACGATCTGGAAGCCTCCGTACACTTTGGTGGCGTCTGATGGTAAACTGACGGGCGAGGAGCCTCCTTTACAGGACACCGCGTTCATGGGCAGGACCTGCGGAGACGAATTGGGGATCTGGACCATCGACTGGCCGAAAGACGGGTGCGTGGGTCCGGCGCTGGAGGggagctggtgctggtgctgatgctggCTGGGATAGTTCATGGCGTTGATCTGGGTCATGCAGTTGGCCAGGTGACCGAGCAACCGCGTCCTGACCTCGGTGTTGACGCCTTCGCAGGTGGACAGGAACCGGGTGACTTCATTCATGCACTCGCTGAAGCCGGCACGATATTTTCCAAGCACAGTGGGGTCTGTGTTCAGGGcagctgaagagaaaacacacggGGAAAATTCAATTATGATATTCTAATGCACATCGAGGTAAATTTATAAGAAATCACCGGGGAATGCTCTGGATACCAGTCATTTTACTGGGTCATGGAGCAAAAGCCCACAGTCATTAGTCCTGGAAGATGCGACTTACCGGTCATTTGAGCCCTTTGGAGGTTCCGGAGGTGCTTCACTGTCATCTCAAGGATGTCCGCCTTTTCCAGCTTCGAGTGTCTGGAGCtctgaggatttaaaaaaaaaaaacatattgttaGGATAACGCGCTCACTTGCTCCATGGATGTTTTACATGCAGGATGTGTACATAACCACGAGGACGAGCTGAGCACTTACATCTTTTTTGAGCGCATCCAGGATGAGAGTTTTCAGCTGCCCCAAACTCTCGTTGATTCTggctcttctcctcttttccataATTGGCTTGGATGActgaagacagaaagaaaaacgaCACAAACTGTTAAAAATACGTCTTACATGTTTCGTGCGTAAAAGTGGAAAATCCACGCTTGGGATGAAGCGCGTGCGTAAAATTGCGAtgatttatgaaaatgaaatgatttaagcTTGGTGTTTTCAGATAACAGTCGCTGAGGAGATGTTTAATGTAGGTTAACATACCTTTCTG
Proteins encoded in this region:
- the her6 gene encoding hairy-related 6; this translates as MPSDMMEKSSSSPVAATPASMNTTPDKPKTASEHRKSSKPIMEKRRRARINESLGQLKTLILDALKKDSSRHSKLEKADILEMTVKHLRNLQRAQMTAALNTDPTVLGKYRAGFSECMNEVTRFLSTCEGVNTEVRTRLLGHLANCMTQINAMNYPSQHQHQHQLPSSAGPTHPSFGQSMVQIPNSSPQVLPMNAVSCKGGSSPVSLPSDATKVYGGFQIVPATDGQFAFLIPNAAFAPNGPVIPVYANNVNTSVPAAVSPGAPSGNSDSVWRPW